One Ignavibacterium album JCM 16511 genomic region harbors:
- a CDS encoding MBL fold metallo-hydrolase: MISFLSVGGGNEIGANCFYLNINGNGIILDCGIHPQKVGIESLPKFELLENKTLDHALISHAHQDHIAALPFLIKKFPYIKIFTTPQTRALAELTLHNAVSILKKEIKDEQFEFYTHDEVDLLIKMINYYDYEKDFLLSSYHQLKEADVIATFFDAGHILGSSGIFLNNNGYKIFYTGDINLANQTIQPAAILPNTKINTLILESTYGATDSREILDWQKEAERFAKEANKILTGGSSILVPVFALGKLQEMLATIWSLMQKRKLSQVDVFTGGIGTKINRVYDYNRYVINRIDKEFELSSIPQNDYSQLTSVDDFFRNPSIVLASSGMIIKGTSSYDFAMRFLQQKNSAIFTVGYMDERTPGYPISKAKKGDKIFIDNSDKPLEVKCEIKNFRFSAHARREQLISIVKKLKPDNVILVHGDEEAFNWMGKEILKNFPGIKVHAAVCGKEIVLENQIILNK, from the coding sequence ATGATAAGCTTCTTATCTGTTGGTGGCGGAAATGAAATTGGTGCAAACTGCTTTTACCTCAACATAAATGGAAACGGAATAATACTCGATTGCGGCATTCATCCACAAAAAGTAGGGATAGAATCTTTACCAAAATTTGAACTTCTCGAGAATAAAACTCTTGACCATGCATTAATTTCACATGCACATCAGGATCACATTGCCGCACTTCCCTTTCTGATAAAAAAATTTCCTTACATAAAAATATTCACAACACCTCAAACCAGAGCATTGGCTGAGCTTACTTTACACAATGCGGTATCAATTCTTAAAAAAGAAATTAAAGATGAGCAGTTTGAATTTTATACTCACGACGAAGTAGATCTTTTAATCAAGATGATTAACTACTATGATTATGAAAAAGATTTTCTGCTTTCATCATATCATCAACTAAAAGAGGCAGATGTAATTGCAACATTTTTTGATGCCGGACATATTCTTGGCTCATCAGGAATTTTTCTAAACAACAATGGTTACAAAATATTTTATACAGGTGATATCAATCTTGCAAATCAGACGATTCAACCTGCAGCAATCTTACCAAACACAAAAATTAATACATTAATTCTTGAATCAACTTATGGAGCAACTGATTCAAGAGAGATACTTGATTGGCAAAAAGAAGCAGAGCGATTTGCAAAAGAAGCGAATAAAATTCTTACTGGAGGAAGTTCTATCTTAGTTCCGGTTTTTGCACTAGGAAAGCTTCAGGAAATGCTTGCGACAATCTGGTCGTTAATGCAAAAAAGGAAGCTTTCTCAGGTGGATGTTTTTACGGGTGGAATTGGGACAAAAATAAACCGAGTTTATGATTATAACAGATATGTTATTAATCGCATTGACAAAGAATTCGAGTTAAGCTCCATTCCGCAGAATGATTATTCTCAATTAACATCTGTTGATGATTTCTTCAGAAATCCTTCTATCGTTCTGGCATCGAGTGGAATGATTATTAAAGGAACAAGTTCCTATGATTTTGCAATGAGATTTCTTCAACAAAAAAATTCTGCAATCTTTACTGTTGGTTATATGGATGAACGAACTCCTGGTTATCCTATTTCAAAAGCAAAGAAAGGTGATAAAATTTTTATTGATAATTCAGATAAACCACTTGAAGTAAAATGTGAAATAAAAAATTTCAGATTTTCCGCACACGCCCGAAGAGAACAGCTCATCTCCATTGTGAAAAAGCTTAAGCCTGATAATGTGATTCTTGTTCATGGTGATGAAGAAGCCTTCAACTGGATGGGTAAAGAAATATTAAAAAATTTTCCGGGCATTAAAGTACACGCTGCTGTTTGCGGTAAGGAAATAGTTTTAGAAAATCAAATAATATTGAATAAATAA
- a CDS encoding citrate (Si)-synthase encodes MSQVLKNKLKEKIEGWRPRTARLTKEFGNVKIDEVTIGQVIGGARDIKCLVTDISYLDPFEGIRFRGLTIPEVLEKLPKVPGGEMPYVEGFFFFLLTGDIPSMKDVEEVAEEFKKRQDVPQYVFDMLKALPKDSHPMAMLSAAIVSMQRESIFFKEYEEGKLHKNDYWDPTYEDSLNLLAKLPRIASFIYRWKYKNGDIIPSDPKLDWGGNFAHMMGIPKPYDDVSRMYFILHSDHESGNVSAHTGHLIASALSDIYYSISGMVNGLAGPLHGLANQEVLKWIQEIYEKKGGNVPTEEEMKQFVWDTLKSGQVIPGFGHAVLRKTDPRYTAQREFCLKHLPDDPLFKYVDLLYKVVPPILLEQGKAKNPWPNVDAQSGVIQWYYGLREYDFYTVLFAVGRALGVCANIIWDRGLGYPIERPKSVTTDMLEEAAGIKK; translated from the coding sequence ATGTCTCAGGTACTCAAAAACAAACTCAAAGAAAAAATTGAAGGATGGCGTCCAAGAACCGCCCGATTGACAAAAGAATTTGGAAATGTTAAAATTGATGAAGTAACAATCGGACAGGTCATAGGTGGTGCTCGTGATATTAAATGTCTTGTAACAGATATTTCATATCTCGATCCCTTCGAAGGAATTCGTTTCAGAGGTTTAACAATTCCCGAGGTTCTTGAAAAACTTCCCAAAGTTCCTGGTGGTGAAATGCCCTATGTTGAAGGATTTTTCTTTTTCTTGCTTACTGGTGATATTCCGTCAATGAAAGATGTTGAGGAAGTTGCAGAAGAATTTAAAAAACGACAGGATGTTCCTCAGTATGTTTTTGATATGTTAAAAGCTTTGCCTAAAGATTCACATCCGATGGCGATGCTTTCTGCCGCTATTGTTTCAATGCAGAGAGAATCAATATTCTTTAAAGAATATGAAGAAGGAAAACTTCACAAAAATGATTATTGGGATCCTACTTATGAAGATTCCTTGAATCTGCTTGCAAAACTTCCACGCATTGCTTCATTCATCTACAGATGGAAATATAAAAATGGTGATATCATCCCTTCTGATCCAAAGCTTGACTGGGGTGGAAACTTTGCTCATATGATGGGAATACCAAAACCTTATGATGATGTTTCAAGAATGTATTTCATACTTCATAGTGATCACGAAAGTGGGAATGTAAGTGCTCATACAGGACATCTAATTGCATCTGCATTGTCTGATATTTATTATTCCATTTCAGGAATGGTTAATGGTCTTGCCGGTCCACTGCACGGTTTGGCAAATCAGGAAGTATTGAAATGGATTCAGGAAATTTATGAGAAGAAAGGTGGCAATGTTCCAACAGAAGAAGAAATGAAACAATTTGTTTGGGATACTTTGAAATCAGGTCAGGTTATTCCGGGATTTGGTCATGCTGTATTGAGAAAAACTGATCCTCGTTACACTGCACAAAGAGAATTTTGTCTTAAGCATTTGCCTGATGATCCATTGTTCAAATATGTTGATTTGCTTTATAAAGTTGTTCCTCCAATTCTACTTGAACAAGGTAAGGCAAAAAACCCATGGCCAAATGTTGATGCGCAATCCGGTGTTATTCAGTGGTATTACGGATTGAGAGAATATGATTTCTACACTGTATTATTTGCTGTCGGCAGAGCTCTTGGTGTTTGTGCAAACATTATTTGGGATCGCGGACTTGGTTATCCGATTGAAAGACCCAAATCAGTTACAACAGATATGTTAGAAGAAGCTGCCGGAATTAAAAAATAA
- a CDS encoding GNAT family N-acetyltransferase — protein MSNELKTLSEILLAGESAIEKEESKEIISELIEFFKAYTQSSIDDSDFHYLIEKLIGSGFDKELVSEIPVELFHSVGEKLLNSAHSTQPTNQSFNNSNNLSFIHSIIHSYLNLFRYSQFLKRVYEDKRWESLILQLIIKSNFTFDKLFYQRAKQYTQKSLFRIIEGNKTIDYSWESVNSKINEYRSSLQVLLSESIEETFIAFLLDNSLDMILLDLACLTSGIVNVMIPANSVPQHIEFILNQTKAKFIFVDDEIQLSKIKSVRNNLAYLQKAILLKGATADDFVITIDDFLRLKSDKKNTNFLPKENNSTDSLATIMYTSGTTGDPKGIMFSHLNIVYKRFCRAMAIPEIGDTDRFLSYLPLYHTFGRWLEMTGAIFWGAEYVFMENPSIETMINNFRLVKPSIFISIPKKWMQLYETIISKVDIESEDNERIKHVVDDLTGGNLRWGLSAAGYLPAEIFQFFQRYGIELMSGFGMTEATGGITMTPPHKYKPDSLGKALPGIEIKVAEDGELLIKGAYVMIGYFGEDPQKTFADGWLPTGDLMSMDEDGFIEIVDRKKEIYKNIKGETIAPQKIENLFRDFEAVKQVFLVGDHRPFNTVLIYPDYESETSPIKKLDDKQRQEYFASLIVSVNNFLAPFERIIDFRLTERPFSPEAGELTPKGTFKRRVIEKNFSGLINSMYEKNYIELRGENFRIRIPSWFLREVGILSRDIHLNENRITISKLNKHLPVELINLKEKTFRIGSFIYRFKEIQIDLQDLITNPIYWLGNKQLVEFTGNEIIQWQRKDTKDSGINFIKPVENELTDLTDIQKFSEAVGKGDFSLLNLHLAITLIQQKTDEATEENLLLFFSKLLKNKFAYQFSVVNEVLSNPELIFEFVVKKEIFKLLLQSSTKEKFRTVLINYSENHPAILNDEVIEFICSISKGFDNLTEILNALKYFYEKHCSGIQFSVLPISSFFKLLVAYGSRHPITYKSIRIALLEYELYPKSKRLRQLALKHRLELRKGLRKWLGENQKNAIDPETGEEYSWEDVLVFEEDVDTADKFIISEALIEQPVIREAVFLFSNGILIDLNSILPSGVWISFLNSSELRNVYRITVQTRFQGSFEFILHVNKTIFKEELEEEIKWIIMAGKQIRGERIAAQFGGLWEEYSMWTEEYIAGESVAKFLRREIKRSTESGSVRIKWLWRFFVWSAFAAYLKFRKITNDKIELGNPAPENIILPPHDYQTGSYITSFYKRENSLSYYQFILNFYNKFILKAEEEYPVLKNDLALSSILSAICEVEGTEKGLEIIQRLRRELSTKENFPNLNELLHETDLFIQNVKRFGFLPKQLYFAIKRFNRWNELNKNASLTAQAETIYDIYETYRLFDLEEDYPAVRTRFFIETVLKDSSEQFKNVLREIIKKQRLKKLTKDETINLISNLSFEFELTEKENFFLTRLSYPHLKPTDSATFLKVKGDSAFASGLVVQLTDSDGNPYLVRSPINPKEISRLHKLFLEANLIVTFRPEHNYLVAVSDRGFIIGGLFYYRTGEDTVQMEKIVVANRYRRKGISEGLMNELFNRMKAKNIKYVTTGFFRPEYFYRFGFKIERKYSGLVKEL, from the coding sequence ATGTCTAATGAATTAAAAACTCTTTCCGAAATTCTTCTTGCCGGGGAATCTGCAATTGAAAAAGAGGAATCGAAAGAAATAATCTCAGAGTTGATAGAATTTTTCAAAGCTTATACTCAATCAAGCATCGATGATTCTGATTTTCACTATCTGATTGAAAAACTCATAGGCAGTGGTTTCGATAAAGAGTTGGTGTCCGAAATACCGGTGGAATTGTTTCATTCGGTTGGAGAGAAACTACTAAACTCAGCTCATTCAACTCAACCAACCAATCAATCATTCAATAATTCAAACAATCTTTCATTCATACATTCAATAATTCATTCTTACCTCAACCTTTTCAGATATTCTCAATTTCTTAAAAGAGTTTATGAAGATAAAAGATGGGAAAGTTTAATTCTTCAACTTATAATAAAAAGTAATTTCACTTTTGATAAATTATTTTACCAAAGGGCTAAACAATACACTCAGAAAAGTCTTTTCAGGATAATTGAAGGAAACAAAACAATTGATTACTCGTGGGAGTCAGTAAATTCAAAGATTAATGAATACAGAAGTTCACTTCAAGTTTTGCTGTCTGAAAGTATTGAAGAGACTTTTATTGCCTTTCTTCTCGATAATTCACTTGATATGATTTTACTCGATCTCGCATGCCTTACTTCAGGCATTGTTAATGTAATGATTCCTGCAAACTCTGTTCCTCAACACATTGAGTTTATACTTAATCAAACTAAAGCAAAATTCATTTTTGTTGATGACGAAATTCAGCTTTCAAAAATCAAATCAGTCAGGAATAATTTAGCATATCTTCAAAAAGCAATTTTGCTGAAAGGTGCAACTGCTGATGATTTTGTAATTACTATTGATGACTTTTTGAGATTAAAATCAGATAAAAAGAATACAAATTTTTTACCGAAAGAAAATAATTCTACTGATTCGCTCGCAACAATAATGTACACTTCCGGCACAACCGGCGATCCGAAAGGAATTATGTTTTCTCATCTCAATATTGTTTACAAAAGATTTTGCAGAGCAATGGCAATTCCTGAAATCGGAGATACAGACCGTTTTCTGAGTTATCTTCCTCTTTATCACACATTCGGAAGATGGCTTGAAATGACAGGAGCAATTTTCTGGGGTGCTGAATATGTCTTTATGGAAAATCCATCAATTGAAACTATGATTAACAATTTCAGATTAGTAAAGCCATCAATCTTTATCAGCATTCCTAAAAAATGGATGCAATTGTATGAAACTATTATTTCAAAAGTGGATATCGAATCGGAAGATAATGAAAGGATTAAACATGTAGTTGATGATTTAACCGGTGGAAATCTCAGATGGGGACTTTCAGCGGCAGGTTATCTTCCTGCTGAAATTTTTCAATTCTTTCAAAGATATGGAATTGAATTAATGAGCGGATTCGGTATGACCGAAGCTACAGGCGGAATTACAATGACTCCACCGCACAAATATAAACCTGATTCACTTGGTAAAGCTTTGCCTGGAATTGAAATTAAAGTTGCTGAAGACGGCGAATTACTTATTAAAGGCGCTTATGTAATGATAGGCTACTTTGGTGAAGATCCTCAAAAGACTTTTGCAGATGGATGGCTTCCAACAGGAGATTTAATGTCAATGGATGAAGATGGTTTTATTGAAATTGTTGATCGTAAAAAAGAGATTTACAAAAACATTAAAGGTGAAACCATTGCGCCACAAAAAATTGAAAATCTTTTCCGTGATTTTGAAGCAGTTAAACAGGTTTTTCTTGTTGGTGACCATCGCCCGTTTAATACTGTTTTAATTTATCCTGATTATGAATCAGAAACATCTCCGATCAAAAAGTTAGATGATAAACAACGACAGGAATACTTTGCATCACTTATTGTTTCAGTAAATAACTTTCTGGCGCCTTTCGAAAGAATCATTGATTTCAGATTAACTGAAAGACCTTTCTCTCCCGAAGCCGGTGAGTTGACTCCAAAAGGAACATTCAAACGAAGAGTAATTGAAAAAAATTTTTCCGGTCTAATTAATTCGATGTATGAAAAAAATTATATCGAGCTTCGTGGAGAAAATTTCAGAATACGAATTCCTTCCTGGTTTTTAAGAGAGGTCGGAATATTAAGTCGTGATATTCATCTTAATGAAAACCGAATCACTATTTCAAAATTAAATAAACATCTTCCGGTAGAGCTAATCAATCTGAAAGAAAAAACATTTCGCATCGGTTCATTCATTTACAGATTCAAAGAAATTCAAATTGATTTGCAGGATTTGATTACGAATCCTATTTACTGGCTTGGCAATAAACAGTTAGTTGAGTTTACCGGGAATGAAATAATACAATGGCAAAGAAAGGATACAAAAGATTCCGGCATAAATTTCATTAAACCTGTTGAAAATGAATTAACAGACTTAACTGATATTCAAAAATTTTCAGAAGCTGTTGGAAAAGGTGATTTTTCTTTACTTAATCTTCATCTTGCAATTACATTGATTCAACAAAAAACGGACGAAGCGACAGAGGAAAATCTTCTATTGTTCTTCAGTAAACTTTTAAAGAACAAATTTGCTTATCAGTTTTCAGTTGTTAACGAAGTATTATCTAATCCTGAACTGATTTTTGAGTTCGTGGTGAAAAAAGAAATTTTTAAACTACTATTGCAATCATCAACTAAAGAAAAATTCAGAACAGTTCTGATTAATTACTCTGAAAATCATCCGGCTATCCTTAACGATGAGGTAATAGAGTTCATTTGCTCAATAAGTAAAGGATTTGATAATTTAACCGAAATATTAAATGCTCTGAAATATTTTTATGAAAAACATTGCTCCGGAATACAATTTTCTGTTTTACCAATCTCATCTTTTTTCAAACTGCTTGTTGCTTATGGAAGCAGGCATCCGATAACTTATAAGAGCATCCGAATTGCTTTACTGGAATATGAGCTTTATCCAAAATCAAAAAGATTGCGTCAGTTAGCACTTAAACATCGACTTGAATTAAGGAAAGGTTTAAGAAAATGGCTCGGTGAAAATCAGAAAAATGCAATTGATCCGGAAACTGGTGAAGAATATTCGTGGGAAGATGTTCTGGTTTTTGAAGAAGATGTTGACACAGCAGATAAATTTATCATTTCAGAAGCATTGATTGAACAGCCGGTAATTCGCGAAGCTGTGTTTTTATTTTCAAACGGAATATTGATTGATCTAAACAGTATTCTACCTTCAGGTGTGTGGATTAGCTTTTTAAATTCTTCAGAACTCAGAAATGTTTATCGCATAACAGTACAAACCCGGTTTCAAGGTTCATTTGAATTTATTCTTCATGTAAACAAAACAATCTTTAAAGAAGAACTTGAAGAAGAAATAAAATGGATAATAATGGCTGGTAAACAGATTCGAGGTGAACGAATAGCTGCCCAGTTTGGTGGATTATGGGAAGAATATTCAATGTGGACAGAAGAATATATCGCCGGAGAGTCAGTTGCAAAATTCTTAAGAAGAGAAATCAAGCGAAGTACTGAATCCGGTAGTGTTAGAATAAAATGGCTATGGAGATTTTTTGTCTGGAGTGCTTTTGCAGCATATTTAAAATTCAGAAAGATAACAAATGATAAAATTGAATTAGGAAATCCGGCACCTGAAAATATTATTCTGCCTCCTCATGATTATCAAACGGGTTCGTATATAACTTCATTTTACAAGCGTGAAAATTCTCTATCGTACTATCAATTCATATTAAACTTTTATAATAAATTTATTCTGAAAGCTGAAGAAGAATATCCTGTATTAAAAAATGATCTTGCACTAAGCAGCATTCTGTCGGCGATTTGTGAAGTAGAAGGAACAGAAAAAGGATTGGAAATTATTCAACGACTCAGAAGAGAACTAAGCACTAAAGAAAATTTTCCGAATCTTAATGAATTACTCCACGAAACTGACTTATTCATTCAGAATGTAAAGCGCTTCGGATTTTTACCAAAGCAGCTTTATTTTGCTATAAAAAGATTTAACAGATGGAATGAACTTAATAAAAATGCATCGCTCACTGCGCAAGCTGAAACAATCTATGACATATATGAAACTTACCGACTATTTGATTTAGAGGAAGATTATCCCGCAGTAAGAACCAGATTTTTTATTGAAACAGTTTTAAAGGACTCATCAGAACAATTCAAAAATGTACTTCGGGAGATTATTAAAAAACAAAGGCTGAAAAAACTAACCAAAGATGAAACCATAAACCTGATCAGCAATCTTAGCTTTGAATTTGAGCTGACTGAAAAAGAAAATTTCTTTTTAACAAGATTAAGCTATCCGCATCTTAAGCCAACAGATTCTGCAACTTTTCTTAAAGTTAAAGGCGACTCTGCGTTTGCATCAGGACTTGTTGTGCAATTAACTGACAGTGATGGCAATCCTTATCTTGTTCGGTCACCTATTAATCCGAAAGAAATATCAAGACTGCATAAGTTATTCCTCGAAGCAAATCTTATAGTTACATTCAGACCTGAGCATAATTATTTAGTTGCAGTTTCAGATCGTGGATTTATTATTGGCGGATTGTTTTACTACAGAACAGGTGAAGACACAGTTCAAATGGAAAAAATTGTAGTAGCTAATCGTTACAGAAGAAAAGGTATAAGTGAAGGGTTAATGAATGAGTTGTTCAACAGAATGAAAGCAAAAAATATAAAATATGTAACAACAGGATTTTTCCGTCCGGAATATTTTTATCGTTTTGGATTTAAGATTGAAAGAAAATACTCTGGACTTGTAAAAGAATTATAA
- a CDS encoding MFS transporter, with translation MTEEKKSTNIFKSFSLNYWIVILMEFFERGSYYGMMSILSVYMTDQLNFSKESVGVIKSTIQPLLYILPILAGAIGDRFGYKRTLTFAFIFLGLGYFLTSQTTDYALVFGSLVIMGIGAGAFKPMISGTIARETNESNSTLGFGIFYWSINLGAFLFPLILVPYIKNTFGWNYVMIASAICTTAMLIPTFLIYKEPKKPESQKTLAEVLKGAVLVLTDFKFIGLILIYSGFWILYFQMFDSVLWYVQKYVDATSLNNFVNGIFNAVGINLNWKFDVEHVTVINAGTIILLQIIVSNIVKHTKALPTMITGIAMGTIGMAILAINTNIWVFMIGIIIFSIGEMTAHPKFISYVGLIAPEDKKALYLGYSFLYGVFGSFVGGILGANLYVHFVDNLNQPSTLWIIFSLIGVATIIGLALYNKFVSHQK, from the coding sequence ATGACTGAAGAAAAAAAGAGTACTAACATTTTCAAATCCTTTTCACTCAATTACTGGATTGTAATTCTGATGGAATTTTTTGAAAGAGGTTCATACTACGGAATGATGAGCATTCTTTCTGTTTATATGACAGATCAGTTAAATTTTTCTAAAGAAAGTGTAGGAGTAATTAAAAGTACAATTCAGCCATTACTTTATATTCTTCCTATTCTTGCCGGTGCAATTGGTGATAGATTTGGATACAAGAGAACTTTAACCTTCGCTTTTATTTTTCTCGGACTTGGATATTTCTTAACCAGTCAGACGACAGATTATGCATTGGTATTTGGAAGTCTTGTAATAATGGGAATTGGTGCGGGCGCTTTCAAGCCAATGATTTCAGGAACAATTGCCCGCGAAACAAATGAAAGTAATAGCACACTTGGTTTTGGAATTTTTTATTGGTCAATAAATCTCGGAGCATTTTTATTTCCGCTGATACTCGTTCCTTACATAAAAAATACTTTTGGCTGGAATTATGTGATGATTGCATCGGCAATCTGCACTACTGCAATGCTTATTCCAACATTCCTCATTTACAAAGAACCAAAAAAACCTGAAAGTCAGAAAACACTTGCAGAAGTTCTAAAAGGCGCTGTACTTGTTCTTACAGATTTTAAATTTATCGGCTTGATTTTGATTTATTCCGGATTCTGGATTTTATATTTTCAGATGTTTGACTCTGTACTCTGGTATGTTCAGAAATATGTTGATGCAACTTCTCTCAACAATTTTGTGAATGGAATATTTAATGCTGTCGGAATAAATCTCAACTGGAAATTTGATGTTGAGCATGTTACTGTAATAAATGCCGGAACTATAATTCTTCTTCAAATAATTGTTTCTAACATTGTTAAGCATACCAAAGCACTTCCGACAATGATTACAGGAATTGCAATGGGAACAATTGGAATGGCAATTCTTGCAATCAATACGAATATCTGGGTGTTTATGATTGGAATAATAATTTTTTCAATTGGCGAAATGACCGCACATCCTAAGTTCATCAGTTATGTTGGCTTGATTGCACCTGAAGATAAAAAAGCTCTTTATCTCGGTTATTCATTTTTATACGGTGTATTTGGAAGTTTTGTCGGTGGCATTTTAGGTGCAAATCTTTATGTTCATTTTGTTGATAATTTAAATCAACCTTCGACTTTGTGGATAATATTTAGTCTTATTGGTGTTGCTACAATTATTGGATTAGCACTTTACAATAAATTTGTGTCGCATCAAAAATGA